The Oxalobacteraceae bacterium OTU3CINTB1 genome includes a window with the following:
- a CDS encoding family 43 glycosylhydrolase yields MTNQSRRDAFKTLLAGAGLGIAPGIAPAAECAAGPANAPPHRWRRGIEGQRQADQGDGTYLNPIISGDHPDPTILKDGKDYYLTYSSFYSYPGLVIWHSTDLVNWRPVGPSLSKPLGTIWAVDLCKHNGKYFIYIPAAPDGSAWSIYAIWADRIEGPWSEPVDLKISGCIDPGHIVGEDGKRYLFVNGIRKIRLTDDGLATDGKLEQAYQPWRYPDDWVVENFAPEGPKLLKRGKWFYLVTAVGGTSGPVTGHMVIAARSTSIHGPWEHCPHNPLVRSLSTAEPWWSRGHATLVEGPAGDWWMVYHGYENGYRTLGRQTLLEPMEWTDDGWFRALGGDLSKPLAKPKGGKAGPAGQALSDDFKRNRFGVQWTFHDPAPDEAQRATYTAQGLRIAGRGASPVDSRPLTCGVGDRSYEVELTLELNGQAEGGLLLFYNHKAFVGLGFTPELIKTFQHAEEQSWMRANRATSSVRVRMTNDDHVVTFRYSHDNGKTWVLHGMRMEVSGIHHNVFGGFLSLKVGIYSAGSGSVLLRDFKYRAGA; encoded by the coding sequence GTGACCAATCAATCGCGCAGAGACGCGTTCAAAACCTTGTTGGCCGGCGCCGGCCTCGGCATCGCGCCGGGTATCGCGCCGGCGGCCGAGTGCGCCGCCGGCCCCGCCAACGCCCCGCCCCACCGGTGGCGCCGGGGCATCGAAGGCCAACGCCAGGCCGACCAGGGTGATGGTACTTATCTCAATCCGATCATCTCGGGCGACCATCCCGACCCGACCATCCTCAAGGACGGCAAGGATTACTATCTCACCTACTCGTCGTTCTATTCGTATCCGGGACTGGTGATCTGGCATTCGACCGACCTGGTGAACTGGCGGCCGGTCGGCCCCTCGCTGTCGAAACCGCTGGGGACGATCTGGGCTGTCGACCTGTGCAAGCACAACGGCAAATATTTCATCTACATCCCGGCCGCGCCCGATGGCAGCGCCTGGTCGATCTATGCCATCTGGGCCGACCGCATCGAAGGTCCGTGGAGCGAGCCGGTCGATCTCAAGATCAGCGGTTGCATCGACCCCGGCCACATCGTCGGCGAGGACGGCAAGCGCTACCTGTTCGTCAACGGCATCCGCAAAATCCGCCTGACCGACGACGGCCTGGCGACCGACGGCAAGCTGGAACAGGCGTACCAGCCGTGGCGTTACCCGGACGATTGGGTGGTGGAGAATTTTGCGCCGGAAGGCCCCAAGCTGCTTAAACGCGGCAAGTGGTTCTACCTGGTGACCGCCGTCGGCGGCACGTCCGGGCCGGTGACCGGCCACATGGTCATCGCCGCGCGCTCGACCTCGATCCACGGGCCATGGGAGCATTGCCCGCACAACCCGCTGGTGCGCAGCCTCAGCACGGCCGAGCCATGGTGGTCGCGCGGCCACGCGACCCTGGTCGAGGGCCCGGCCGGCGACTGGTGGATGGTGTACCACGGCTACGAAAACGGCTACCGCACCTTGGGCCGCCAGACCCTGCTCGAGCCGATGGAGTGGACCGACGACGGCTGGTTCCGCGCGCTGGGCGGCGACCTGTCCAAGCCGCTGGCCAAACCGAAGGGCGGCAAGGCGGGACCGGCGGGCCAGGCCTTGTCCGACGATTTCAAACGCAACCGCTTCGGCGTGCAGTGGACCTTCCACGATCCGGCGCCGGACGAGGCGCAGCGGGCGACGTACACGGCGCAGGGATTGCGGATCGCCGGCCGTGGCGCGTCGCCGGTGGACAGCCGGCCGCTCACCTGCGGCGTTGGCGACCGCAGCTACGAGGTGGAGCTGACCCTGGAGCTCAATGGCCAGGCCGAGGGCGGCCTGCTGCTGTTCTACAACCACAAGGCGTTCGTCGGGCTGGGCTTCACGCCGGAGCTGATCAAGACGTTCCAGCATGCGGAAGAGCAATCGTGGATGCGCGCCAACCGAGCGACATCGTCAGTGCGGGTACGCATGACCAACGACGATCATGTCGTCACGTTCCGCTACTCGCACGACAACGGCAAGACGTGGGTGCTGCACGGGATGCGCATGGAAGTGTCCGGCATCCACCACAATGTGTTCGGCGGATTCCTGAGCTTGAAGGTGGGGATATACAGCGCGGGCAGCGGCAGTGTGCTGCTGCGTGATTTCAAGTATCGGGCGGGGGCTTGA
- a CDS encoding glycoside hydrolase has translation MNPLAAMLLSAALVLPIHGNAQDRVVDLNVTQVQGKLNKTFNFAIGAGRANEGLRADWQQQLAEIKRDAGFKYIRMHGLLSDDMGVYKTDAKGNDEYNFQYIDALFDYLISIDVKPFVELGFMPSPMASGDKTIFWWKGNVTPPRSYERWEKLIQALTRHWTERYGRAEVASWYFEVWNEPNLDGFWAGTQAEYFKLYAHAARGVKSVDPSYKVGGPATAGAAWIPEMIAYCKENNVPLDFVSTHTYGVGEGFLDEYGTKGTVLIKDEAAISGDVLRNRKEIGASAMPKLELHYTEWSSSYTPADPTHDSYHQAAYILQKLKQVGNAAQSMSYWVFTDIFEEPGPRFEAFHGGFGLMNTQGIKKPAYFAYQFLNQLSDTELKNNDAHSLATVNAKGEVQVLLWDYTHTLPEGTNNQQYFVKDLPPKAKGKVDVKLQGLKQGVYNVSIAQVGYKHNDAYTAFIGMGSPKQLTRPQVDTLKSQATGKPSERRTVRVGADGRASLSLPLRENDVYLLKLTAGK, from the coding sequence ATGAATCCACTCGCAGCGATGCTGCTCAGCGCAGCCCTGGTATTGCCAATCCATGGAAACGCCCAAGATCGCGTCGTCGATCTGAATGTCACCCAGGTTCAGGGAAAACTAAATAAGACATTTAATTTCGCGATCGGCGCCGGCCGCGCCAACGAAGGGCTGCGGGCGGACTGGCAGCAACAACTGGCCGAAATAAAACGCGACGCCGGCTTTAAATATATCCGCATGCATGGTTTGCTGAGCGACGACATGGGGGTCTATAAAACCGACGCCAAGGGCAACGACGAATATAACTTCCAATATATCGACGCGCTGTTCGATTATCTGATCAGCATCGATGTCAAACCGTTCGTCGAGCTCGGCTTCATGCCGTCGCCCATGGCCAGCGGCGACAAAACCATCTTCTGGTGGAAGGGCAACGTCACCCCGCCGCGCAGCTACGAGCGCTGGGAAAAACTGATACAAGCGCTGACCAGACACTGGACCGAGCGCTACGGCCGCGCCGAGGTGGCAAGCTGGTACTTCGAAGTCTGGAACGAGCCCAACCTCGACGGCTTCTGGGCCGGCACGCAAGCCGAGTATTTCAAGCTGTACGCGCACGCCGCGCGCGGCGTCAAGAGCGTCGATCCAAGCTACAAGGTCGGCGGTCCAGCCACGGCCGGCGCGGCCTGGATACCGGAAATGATCGCCTACTGCAAGGAAAACAACGTTCCGCTGGACTTCGTCAGCACGCACACCTACGGCGTCGGCGAAGGCTTCCTGGACGAATACGGCACCAAGGGCACCGTGCTGATCAAGGACGAAGCGGCAATCAGCGGCGACGTGCTGCGCAACCGCAAGGAAATCGGCGCCTCCGCGATGCCGAAGCTGGAACTGCACTACACCGAATGGAGCTCGTCGTACACGCCGGCCGACCCCACGCACGACAGCTACCACCAGGCTGCCTACATCCTGCAAAAGCTCAAGCAGGTCGGCAACGCCGCGCAATCGATGTCGTACTGGGTCTTCACCGACATCTTCGAAGAACCGGGTCCGCGCTTCGAAGCCTTCCACGGCGGTTTCGGCCTGATGAACACGCAGGGCATCAAAAAGCCGGCCTACTTCGCCTACCAGTTCCTCAACCAACTGTCCGACACCGAGCTGAAGAACAACGACGCCCACTCGCTGGCGACGGTCAACGCCAAGGGCGAGGTGCAGGTGCTGCTGTGGGACTACACGCACACGCTGCCGGAAGGCACCAACAACCAACAATACTTCGTCAAGGACCTGCCGCCTAAAGCCAAGGGCAAGGTCGACGTCAAACTGCAAGGCTTGAAGCAAGGCGTCTACAACGTCAGCATCGCCCAGGTCGGCTATAAGCACAACGACGCCTATACCGCCTTCATCGGCATGGGTTCGCCGAAGCAGCTGACCCGGCCGCAAGTCGACACACTGAAGTCGCAGGCGACCGGCAAGCCATCCGAGCGCCGCACGGTGCGGGTGGGCGCCGACGGCCGCGCCAGCCTCTCGCTGCCGCTGCGCGAAAACGACGTCTACCTGCTCAAGCTGACCGCCGGCAAATAA
- a CDS encoding AraC family transcriptional regulator — translation MQEFYKKTLYGFLALLAASALAGYVCISLSYLSAPLLPLRDSALPWRVKPDSDLPQTLARIDGDSRRLGFNFKLSPASPYPFAAVGLFFTDRDGTPAHVDLSRYTSVTLVAKCTPANTLSLTASTLEKKVSRRGDWLTYRAPSAFFSCGQTGSSVELDLTRLETPQWWFDMFKLDLSHQAYKLDQVPKISIGSTFQSPKNIESRVEIDSLVLTGRDYRYLAALAVLLGVSWVGFGLWTFRRHTRALIADVKEKLRKDLPLVAYQQLSIEPHRDKEKATILRFIANGYANADLDLEKIVTETGVNRNKINDILKSEFGHTFSGYLNKLRLTEAARLLAEKETATVAEIAYSVGYSNVSYFNKLFKEEYGCTPKAFRTVCERPPGS, via the coding sequence ATGCAGGAATTCTATAAAAAGACGCTGTACGGTTTCCTTGCGCTGCTGGCGGCGAGCGCGCTGGCCGGCTACGTCTGCATCAGCCTGAGCTATCTGAGCGCCCCGCTGCTGCCGTTGCGCGACAGTGCCCTGCCCTGGCGCGTCAAGCCCGACTCCGACCTGCCGCAAACGCTGGCCCGTATCGACGGCGACAGCCGGCGCTTGGGTTTCAACTTCAAGCTCTCGCCGGCCAGCCCCTATCCCTTCGCCGCCGTCGGCCTGTTCTTCACCGACCGCGACGGCACGCCGGCCCATGTGGATTTGTCGCGCTACACGTCGGTGACCCTGGTGGCGAAGTGTACGCCGGCAAATACTTTAAGCCTCACCGCCTCCACGCTGGAGAAAAAAGTCTCCCGGCGCGGCGACTGGCTGACCTACCGGGCGCCGTCGGCGTTTTTCTCCTGCGGCCAAACCGGCTCCTCGGTCGAGCTGGACCTGACGCGCCTTGAAACACCGCAATGGTGGTTCGACATGTTCAAGCTGGACCTGTCGCATCAGGCCTACAAGCTCGACCAGGTGCCGAAGATCTCCATCGGCAGCACTTTCCAAAGCCCGAAAAATATCGAGTCCCGGGTCGAGATCGACAGCCTGGTGCTCACCGGCCGCGACTACCGCTACCTGGCGGCGCTGGCGGTCCTGCTGGGCGTCTCGTGGGTGGGCTTCGGCCTGTGGACGTTCCGCCGGCACACCCGCGCGCTGATCGCCGACGTCAAGGAAAAGCTGCGCAAGGATTTGCCGTTGGTGGCGTATCAGCAGCTATCGATCGAACCGCACCGGGATAAGGAAAAGGCGACGATATTGCGGTTTATCGCCAACGGCTATGCGAATGCCGACCTCGATCTGGAAAAGATCGTCACCGAGACCGGTGTCAACCGCAATAAAATCAACGACATTTTAAAATCCGAATTCGGCCACACCTTCAGCGGCTATTTAAATAAACTGCGGCTTACCGAAGCGGCCCGCCTGCTGGCGGAAAAAGAAACGGCGACAGTGGCCGAAATCGCCTATTCGGTCGGGTATAGCAACGTCTCGTATTTCAACAAGCTGTTCAAAGAGGAATACGGCTGCACGCCGAAGGCCTTCCGCACGGTGTGCGAGCGCCCGCCCGGGAGCTAG
- the lysA gene encoding diaminopimelate decarboxylase: MSQFTYQDGVLHAEGVALSAIAKQFGTPTYVYSKAALLANFASYADACAGRDALVCYAMKANSNLAILDLLARQGAGFDIVSGGELLRVLAAGGDPRKVIFSGVGKSADEMRLALSHDILCFNVESIPELHRLNEVAGAMGKTARISLRVNPNVDAKTHPYIATGLKASKFGVAFDDALATYRTAATLPHLEVAGIDCHIGSQLLDDAPLLEALDRLIELIDQLGDEGIVLHHVDIGGGIGIDYREAGEAAPVPVGDYLGRLFAKIDAWRAARHDGQAIKVIFEPGRSIVGDTGVLLTRVEFLKHGEEKNFCVVDAAMNDMARPALYQAWMDMQPVAIGNAEALTYDVVGPICESGDWLARDRQLAVAAGDLLVMHTAGAYGMTMASNYNTRGRAAEIIVDGTVCHEVRRREQAADLFALESLIK, from the coding sequence ATGTCGCAATTTACGTATCAAGACGGCGTGCTGCACGCCGAAGGCGTGGCGCTGAGCGCCATCGCCAAACAATTCGGCACGCCGACCTATGTGTACTCGAAGGCGGCGCTGCTGGCCAACTTCGCCTCGTATGCCGACGCCTGCGCCGGGCGCGACGCGCTGGTCTGCTACGCCATGAAGGCCAATTCCAACCTGGCCATCCTGGACTTGCTGGCGCGCCAGGGCGCCGGCTTCGACATCGTCTCCGGCGGCGAACTGCTGCGCGTGCTGGCCGCCGGCGGCGACCCGCGCAAGGTGATCTTCTCCGGCGTGGGCAAGAGCGCCGACGAGATGCGCCTGGCGCTGTCGCACGACATCCTGTGCTTCAACGTCGAATCGATCCCCGAGCTGCACCGCCTCAACGAAGTGGCCGGCGCCATGGGCAAGACCGCGCGCATCTCGCTGCGCGTGAACCCCAACGTCGACGCCAAGACCCACCCGTACATCGCCACCGGCCTGAAGGCGAGCAAGTTCGGCGTCGCCTTCGACGACGCGCTGGCCACCTACCGCACCGCCGCCACCTTGCCGCACCTGGAAGTGGCCGGCATCGACTGCCACATCGGCTCGCAGCTGCTGGACGACGCGCCGCTGCTGGAGGCGCTCGACCGCTTGATCGAGCTGATCGATCAACTGGGCGACGAGGGCATCGTGCTGCACCACGTCGACATCGGCGGCGGCATCGGCATCGACTACCGCGAAGCGGGCGAGGCCGCGCCGGTGCCGGTGGGCGACTACCTGGGCCGCCTGTTCGCCAAGATCGACGCCTGGCGCGCCGCGCGCCACGACGGCCAGGCCATCAAGGTGATCTTCGAGCCGGGCCGCTCCATCGTCGGCGACACCGGCGTGCTGCTGACCCGCGTGGAATTCCTCAAGCACGGCGAAGAGAAGAACTTCTGCGTGGTCGACGCGGCCATGAACGACATGGCCCGTCCGGCGCTGTACCAGGCCTGGATGGACATGCAGCCGGTGGCGATCGGCAACGCCGAGGCGCTGACGTACGACGTGGTCGGCCCGATCTGCGAGTCCGGCGACTGGCTGGCGCGCGACCGCCAACTGGCGGTGGCCGCCGGCGACCTGCTGGTGATGCACACGGCCGGCGCCTACGGCATGACGATGGCGTCGAACTACAACACCCGCGGCCGCGCCGCCGAGATCATCGTCGACGGCACCGTCTGCCACGAGGTGCGCCGGCGCGAACAGGCGGCCGACCTGTTCGCGCTCGAGTCGCTGATCAAGTAA
- the cyaY gene encoding iron donor protein CyaY, producing the protein MGESEFLAQAEATLDAIEAALDQLNDDDMVDVECSRSGNVLEIEFIDNGSKVIVNSQAAMQELWVAARSGGFHYRQKDGLWLNTRDGSELFAALSEIVSAQGGAPVVVAPKA; encoded by the coding sequence ATGGGCGAATCGGAATTCCTGGCGCAGGCCGAAGCCACCCTCGACGCGATCGAGGCGGCCTTGGACCAATTGAACGACGACGACATGGTCGACGTCGAATGCAGCCGTAGTGGCAATGTGCTGGAAATCGAGTTCATCGACAACGGTTCCAAGGTCATCGTCAACAGCCAGGCGGCGATGCAGGAATTGTGGGTGGCGGCCCGCTCGGGCGGCTTCCACTACCGCCAGAAGGACGGCCTGTGGCTCAACACCCGCGACGGCTCGGAGCTGTTCGCGGCGCTGTCGGAGATCGTCAGCGCCCAGGGCGGCGCCCCGGTGGTGGTGGCGCCAAAAGCCTGA
- a CDS encoding penicillin-binding protein 1A — MAGLSVLGLGVGAVLLVVFGLAMAYPNLPELDTLTDYRPKMPLRIFSADNVLIGEFGEERRNLVRIKDIPDVMKKAVLAIEDDRFYQHGGIDYTGILRAAVHNATGGAKQGASTITQQVARNFFLSSEQTLKRKAYEVLLAWKIEKNLTKDQILEVYMNQIYLGQRAYGFSSAAQIYFGKNLRDITVAEAAMLAGLPKAPSAYNPVVNPKRAKTRQQYILQRMHVLGYITDTQFETAKAEPLKVKTDSSEFGVHAEYVAEMARQLVYEQFKEDTYTRGLNVFTTITKADQDAAYLALRKGVMDYERRHAYRGPEAYVDIPASKEEADDVIETELADHPDSDDIVAAMVLKATPQQIVAVTASGEEIKIAGAGLEMGRSWLSEKAPPNKRIRRGAVIRVMQEGKDWEVTQMPQIESAFVAASTEDGAIKAMVGGFDYNRNKFNHVTQAWRQPGSSFKPFIYSASLERGLSPSTIINDAPISFDAGQTGGQAWEPKNYDGKYEGPMTMRRGLTKSKNMISIRILHKIGAKYGQEYTTRFGFDADKNPPYLTLALGAGNVTPLQMAGAYSVFANGGYKVSPYLISKVTDADGKILSQANPDKAGDEKNRVIDERNAFLMDSMLKDVVRFGTATKALSLKRPDISGKTGTTNDSIDAWFAGYQPKLVGIAWIGYDQPKNLGNRETGGGLALPIWINFMQKALKNIPIEERAVPEGVMLVGDEYYYAENPPGTGVHNIDGAAQGTPAEEKAKDAVKNELF; from the coding sequence ATGGCCGGCCTGTCGGTGCTCGGCCTGGGCGTGGGCGCCGTGCTGCTGGTCGTGTTCGGCCTGGCGATGGCCTACCCCAACCTGCCGGAACTGGACACGCTGACCGACTACCGCCCCAAAATGCCGCTGCGCATCTTCTCGGCCGACAACGTGCTGATCGGCGAGTTCGGCGAGGAGCGCCGCAACCTGGTGCGCATCAAGGACATCCCGGACGTGATGAAAAAGGCCGTGCTGGCGATCGAGGACGACCGCTTCTACCAGCACGGCGGCATCGACTACACCGGCATCCTGCGCGCGGCCGTGCACAACGCCACCGGCGGCGCCAAACAGGGCGCCTCGACCATCACCCAGCAGGTGGCCCGCAACTTCTTCCTGTCGAGCGAGCAAACGCTCAAGCGCAAGGCCTACGAGGTGCTGCTGGCGTGGAAGATCGAAAAGAACCTCACCAAGGACCAGATCCTCGAGGTCTACATGAACCAGATCTACCTGGGCCAGCGCGCCTACGGCTTCTCGTCGGCCGCGCAAATCTACTTCGGCAAGAACCTGCGCGACATCACCGTTGCCGAGGCCGCCATGCTGGCCGGCCTGCCGAAGGCGCCGTCCGCCTACAACCCGGTGGTCAACCCCAAGCGCGCAAAAACCCGCCAACAGTACATCCTGCAGCGCATGCACGTGTTGGGCTATATCACGGATACGCAGTTCGAGACCGCCAAGGCCGAGCCGCTGAAGGTCAAGACCGACAGCAGCGAGTTCGGCGTGCACGCGGAGTACGTTGCCGAAATGGCACGCCAGCTGGTCTATGAACAGTTCAAGGAAGACACCTACACACGCGGCCTGAACGTGTTCACCACCATCACCAAGGCCGACCAGGACGCCGCCTACCTGGCGCTGCGCAAGGGCGTCATGGACTACGAGCGCCGCCACGCCTACCGCGGCCCGGAGGCCTACGTCGACATCCCGGCCAGCAAGGAAGAGGCCGACGACGTCATCGAGACCGAGCTGGCCGACCACCCGGACAGCGACGACATCGTCGCCGCCATGGTGCTCAAGGCAACGCCGCAGCAGATCGTCGCCGTCACCGCCTCGGGCGAGGAGATCAAGATCGCCGGCGCCGGCCTGGAGATGGGCCGCTCGTGGCTGTCCGAAAAAGCGCCGCCGAACAAGCGCATCCGCCGGGGCGCGGTGATCCGCGTCATGCAGGAGGGTAAGGATTGGGAAGTGACGCAGATGCCGCAGATCGAGTCGGCCTTTGTTGCGGCCAGCACCGAGGATGGCGCCATCAAGGCCATGGTGGGCGGCTTCGACTACAACCGCAACAAGTTCAACCACGTCACCCAGGCCTGGCGCCAGCCGGGCTCGTCCTTCAAGCCGTTCATCTATTCGGCCTCGCTCGAGCGCGGCCTGTCGCCGTCGACCATCATCAACGACGCGCCGATCTCGTTCGACGCCGGCCAGACCGGCGGCCAGGCGTGGGAGCCGAAGAACTACGACGGCAAGTACGAGGGCCCGATGACGATGCGGCGCGGCCTGACCAAGTCCAAGAACATGATCTCGATCCGCATCCTGCACAAGATCGGCGCCAAGTATGGCCAGGAATACACCACCCGCTTCGGCTTCGACGCCGACAAGAACCCGCCGTACCTGACCCTGGCGCTGGGCGCGGGCAACGTCACGCCGCTGCAGATGGCCGGCGCCTACTCGGTGTTCGCCAACGGCGGCTACAAGGTCAGCCCCTACCTGATCTCCAAGGTGACCGACGCCGACGGCAAGATCCTGTCGCAGGCCAATCCGGACAAGGCCGGCGACGAGAAGAACCGCGTCATCGACGAGCGCAACGCCTTCCTGATGGACAGCATGCTCAAGGACGTGGTGCGCTTCGGCACGGCAACCAAGGCGCTCTCGCTCAAGCGGCCCGACATCTCCGGCAAGACCGGCACCACCAACGATTCGATCGACGCCTGGTTCGCCGGCTACCAGCCCAAGCTGGTGGGCATCGCCTGGATCGGCTACGACCAGCCGAAGAACCTGGGCAACCGCGAGACCGGCGGCGGCCTGGCGCTGCCGATCTGGATCAATTTCATGCAAAAGGCGTTGAAGAACATCCCGATCGAGGAACGGGCCGTGCCTGAAGGGGTGATGCTGGTGGGCGACGAGTACTACTACGCGGAGAATCCGCCGGGGACCGGCGTGCACAACATCGACGGCGCCGCCCAGGGCACGCCGGCGGAAGAGAAAGCCAAGGACGCCGTCAAGAACGAGTTGTTCTAA
- a CDS encoding pilus assembly protein PilM, whose product MIDFKMLFGQGSPPLMGLDISTSSVRVVELAQGAKGEVRLERYAAEPLPRGAVVDGNIENMDQVVEVVRRVWKKSGSRAKLAALGMPPASVITKKIILPAGLSEDQLEVQVESEASQYIPFALDEVSLDFDVIGAAANSPEDIEVMLAASRREKVEDRVAIAEASGLKATVMDIESYAARAALDRITAQLPEAGAGQVVALFQIGAQVTHISVMLDGATVYEREQPFGGNSLTQDIVRAYGMAFDEAEARKKSGDLPDNYVPELLTPFLESAAMEVTRAIQFFYTSTPYTRVDQLFLAGGCAVIPGLLELVAGRTRIASAVISPFKGMQLGASVREAQLRADAPAYLVACGLALRRFG is encoded by the coding sequence ATGATCGATTTCAAGATGCTGTTCGGGCAGGGCAGTCCGCCGCTGATGGGCCTGGACATCAGCACCTCGAGCGTGCGCGTGGTGGAGCTGGCCCAGGGCGCCAAGGGCGAGGTCCGGCTCGAACGCTACGCCGCCGAGCCGCTGCCGCGCGGCGCCGTCGTCGACGGCAACATCGAGAACATGGACCAGGTGGTCGAGGTGGTGCGGCGCGTCTGGAAGAAAAGCGGCAGCCGCGCCAAGCTGGCCGCGCTGGGCATGCCGCCGGCGTCGGTCATCACCAAGAAAATCATCCTGCCGGCCGGCCTGTCGGAGGACCAGCTCGAGGTGCAGGTCGAATCCGAGGCCAGCCAGTACATCCCGTTCGCGCTCGACGAGGTCAGCCTCGATTTCGACGTCATCGGCGCGGCCGCCAACTCGCCCGAGGACATCGAGGTCATGCTGGCCGCCTCGCGCCGCGAAAAGGTCGAGGACCGGGTCGCCATCGCCGAGGCTTCCGGCCTGAAGGCGACCGTGATGGACATCGAATCGTACGCCGCCCGCGCCGCGCTCGACCGCATCACCGCGCAGCTGCCCGAGGCCGGCGCCGGCCAGGTGGTGGCGCTGTTCCAGATCGGCGCCCAGGTCACCCATATCTCCGTCATGCTCGACGGCGCCACCGTCTACGAGCGCGAGCAGCCCTTCGGCGGCAATTCGCTGACCCAGGACATCGTGCGCGCCTACGGCATGGCCTTCGACGAGGCCGAAGCGCGCAAGAAAAGCGGCGACCTGCCCGACAACTACGTGCCCGAGCTGCTCACGCCCTTCCTCGAGAGCGCGGCGATGGAAGTCACGCGGGCGATCCAGTTCTTCTACACGTCCACCCCCTACACCCGGGTCGACCAGCTGTTCCTGGCCGGCGGCTGCGCCGTCATCCCGGGCCTGCTCGAGCTGGTCGCCGGCCGCACCCGGATCGCCAGCGCGGTGATCTCGCCGTTCAAGGGCATGCAGCTGGGGGCGTCGGTGCGCGAGGCGCAGCTGCGCGCCGACGCCCCGGCCTACCTGGTCGCCTGCGGCCTGGCGCTGCGGAGGTTCGGCTGA
- a CDS encoding PilN domain-containing protein: MIRINLLPHREEKRKQKKSAFFALLALGGVIGVGVVLLVGAYNARALSIQGERNQVLKTAISGLDKKIAEIATLKQEIEALKARQQAVEDLQGDRNQPVYLLDELVRQTPAGVYLKSFKQEGQKVSVLGYAQSQERVSELLRNLAGVSPWLERPDLIEVKSTALGQGKTSKKVVEFNLMVHIKRPRDKDGAAARTAALSASSPPPGLPPAQP, encoded by the coding sequence ATGATACGCATCAACCTGCTGCCCCACCGCGAGGAAAAGCGCAAGCAGAAGAAGTCCGCCTTCTTCGCGCTGCTGGCGCTGGGCGGCGTCATCGGCGTTGGCGTGGTGCTGCTGGTGGGCGCCTACAACGCCCGCGCGCTGTCGATCCAGGGCGAGCGCAACCAGGTGCTGAAGACCGCCATTAGCGGACTCGACAAGAAGATCGCCGAGATCGCCACGCTGAAGCAGGAGATCGAGGCGCTCAAGGCGCGCCAGCAGGCGGTCGAGGATTTGCAGGGCGACCGCAACCAGCCGGTCTACCTGCTCGACGAGCTGGTCAGGCAGACCCCGGCCGGCGTCTATCTGAAGAGTTTCAAGCAGGAGGGGCAGAAGGTGTCGGTGCTCGGCTACGCGCAGTCGCAGGAGCGCGTGTCCGAACTGCTGCGCAACCTGGCCGGGGTGTCGCCGTGGCTGGAGCGTCCCGATTTGATCGAAGTCAAGTCAACCGCCCTCGGCCAGGGCAAGACCAGCAAAAAAGTGGTGGAATTCAACCTGATGGTTCATATCAAGCGGCCGCGCGACAAGGACGGCGCTGCCGCCCGTACGGCCGCCCTGTCCGCGTCCAGTCCACCGCCCGGCTTGCCGCCGGCCCAGCCCTGA
- a CDS encoding type 4a pilus biogenesis protein PilO, whose protein sequence is MATANLDLNRLGVRLAGQFRNLNDRHPGQWPLAPRLLCAVGVAAAVMVAGYFGYWSSQFDEQEAGAQTELKLRDEYRLKTGLAINLEALRAQKVQVDQYVERLQKQLPSKAEMAALLTDINQAGAGRGLQFELFKPAQVVVKDYYAELPIDIKVTGSYHDIGAFAGDMANLSRIVTLNNMALGTGKDGVLTLEAVAKTFRYLDPEEVQAQRKAAADKKKAAKKS, encoded by the coding sequence ATGGCGACAGCGAACCTCGACCTGAACCGGCTGGGCGTCCGCCTGGCCGGCCAGTTCCGCAACCTCAACGACCGTCATCCGGGCCAGTGGCCGCTGGCGCCGCGCCTGCTGTGCGCGGTTGGCGTGGCGGCGGCGGTGATGGTGGCCGGCTACTTCGGTTACTGGAGTTCGCAGTTCGACGAGCAGGAGGCGGGCGCCCAAACCGAGCTCAAGTTGCGCGACGAATACCGCCTCAAGACCGGCCTGGCGATCAACCTCGAGGCGCTGCGGGCGCAAAAGGTGCAGGTCGACCAGTATGTCGAGCGGCTGCAAAAGCAGCTGCCCAGCAAGGCCGAGATGGCCGCCTTGCTGACCGACATCAACCAGGCCGGCGCCGGACGCGGCCTGCAGTTCGAGCTGTTCAAGCCGGCCCAGGTGGTGGTCAAGGATTACTACGCGGAGTTGCCGATCGATATCAAGGTCACCGGCAGCTACCATGACATCGGCGCCTTCGCCGGCGACATGGCCAACCTGTCGCGCATCGTCACGCTCAACAACATGGCGCTGGGCACGGGCAAGGACGGCGTGCTGACCCTGGAGGCGGTGGCCAAGACCTTCCGCTACCTCGATCCGGAAGAGGTGCAGGCGCAGCGCAAGGCGGCGGCCGACAAGAAGAAGGCGGCGAAAAAGTCATGA